A DNA window from Halorussus salinus contains the following coding sequences:
- a CDS encoding DUF6653 family protein, whose protein sequence is MSDVDWDDGFAERYFWSGHANSRSVWTAVAAFPTLVAALYRRDGSLFAATLLVVVGVTLSSPSPEDDEAWATRVVLGERAWLDEESPFSREGLFVALSAPVVLFTIRAAVRRRLVGTVIGTVVSMVLMLVFFRQMVAVYKRRNERVE, encoded by the coding sequence ATGAGCGACGTGGATTGGGACGACGGGTTCGCGGAACGCTACTTCTGGTCGGGCCACGCAAATTCCCGGAGCGTCTGGACCGCCGTGGCGGCGTTCCCGACGCTGGTGGCGGCGCTCTACCGGCGCGACGGTTCGCTGTTCGCCGCGACGTTGCTCGTCGTGGTCGGGGTGACGCTGTCGAGTCCGTCGCCGGAGGACGACGAGGCGTGGGCGACCCGCGTCGTCCTCGGCGAGCGCGCGTGGCTGGACGAGGAGTCCCCGTTCTCCCGAGAAGGACTGTTCGTCGCGTTGAGCGCGCCGGTCGTCCTGTTCACGATTCGGGCGGCAGTTCGACGGCGACTCGTCGGGACAGTCATCGGGACCGTCGTCTCGATGGTTCTCATGCTCGTGTTCTTCCGACAGATGGTCGCGGTCTACAAGCGGCGAAACGAGCGAGTCGAGTAG
- a CDS encoding DUF7504 family protein, whose protein sequence is MSDDSSDVPIAHIRRKLRRMKRNGCNLLVTGNVREEVSQRATRKLLGSPEESRTRLLGLTDHGREDAPDLLPGDVRATDHRVHFAEYDIGARTASAATPAEADSSATDAAAFETDSASDSDSAVETDSSAAARDLGEFRGALCDAITTAKIGRSGFEPAELRISVFTLSYLLNRHDTAAVERFVGAVGDHVRGVDGMAHYHLPVADDSKPVRRLSSLFDARIELREKHGRPEQRWHFPDDDVRTVWVGL, encoded by the coding sequence ATGAGCGACGATTCGAGCGACGTGCCGATAGCGCACATCCGCCGAAAACTCAGACGGATGAAACGAAACGGCTGTAACCTGCTCGTGACCGGCAACGTCCGCGAGGAGGTCTCCCAGCGCGCGACCCGGAAGCTCCTCGGGTCACCCGAGGAGTCCCGGACGCGACTCCTCGGGCTGACCGACCACGGCCGCGAGGACGCGCCCGACCTCCTGCCCGGCGACGTTCGCGCGACCGACCACCGAGTCCACTTCGCCGAATACGATATCGGGGCGCGGACCGCGAGCGCCGCGACGCCCGCCGAGGCCGACTCCTCGGCGACCGACGCCGCGGCGTTCGAGACCGATTCGGCGTCCGACTCCGATTCGGCGGTCGAAACCGACTCGTCGGCGGCCGCGCGCGACCTCGGCGAGTTCCGGGGCGCGCTCTGCGACGCCATCACGACCGCGAAAATCGGCCGGTCAGGGTTCGAACCCGCCGAACTCCGCATCTCGGTGTTCACCCTCTCGTATCTCCTGAACCGCCACGACACCGCGGCGGTCGAGCGGTTCGTCGGCGCGGTCGGCGACCACGTCCGCGGCGTCGATGGGATGGCCCACTACCACCTGCCGGTCGCCGACGACTCCAAGCCGGTCCGGCGGCTCTCCTCGCTGTTCGACGCCCGAATCGAACTCCGCGAGAAACACGGCCGTCCCGAGCAACGCTGGCACTTCCCCGACGACGACGTGCGGACCGTCTGGGTCGGACTGTAG
- a CDS encoding caspase family protein, whose product MNPEFTALVEPDGVRATDPIERTQFDLHASSAVSPEVADTDAFYFPVDTAVSVRTDSLRTTKGLDVYVRDDAGEMVGQSSGGSELDLPADAYNLELANTQMKVYLAVESEVAISGSTEAVELSFGDETTVEVGARSLHQTPAGTITVPDDTGALMDAVSLLGSALKTTTCERSFPTLRGHPPLLEPGEEFRVEGDIERPETGVKIEVPDEREAIYAVAPLAFYLGASVVPGDDPRLLTDEFSHSLDAPGGLEAGVRRVLQQVFFLDCVTRTEGYYEVDLRERKRLEPDVDLDFESLYDEPLAEQLRRYLDVPFEVVEPHLPQWKVTMDVSPTHENVAVLPFAADELAFVRCPDQPDPSVVEPEPSELEAFYRSADDGEAPVSDVIQPDPADTIEHVWVGDEMPIGASKATPEALKRRLDATPKHHISVDVVCNDERMREEDVVGDIYGTRDLYDFDVSLHNDLTTEELRDLLESGTDFLHYIGHVTDEGIECADGMLDVADLETSGVRGFILNGCRSYEQGETLVEKGSQVGVVTLTKVGNDPATDVGKELARLLNHGFSMQSALSVVTDVSTFDRQYVVVGDGSTDLVQPKCGTPSLITADSSEKGQISLELDPYPSLSLPLGSLTNIKLGREAVSSLNSSFVQETVNIEALNEYFDDQTSPVQIDGEICWTDEITGEDI is encoded by the coding sequence CGGCGTCCGCGCCACGGACCCCATCGAGCGCACGCAGTTCGACCTGCACGCCTCCTCGGCCGTCTCGCCGGAGGTGGCGGACACGGACGCGTTCTACTTCCCGGTCGATACCGCGGTGTCCGTCCGGACGGACTCGCTCCGGACCACGAAGGGTCTCGACGTGTACGTCAGAGACGACGCGGGCGAGATGGTCGGGCAGTCCAGCGGCGGGTCCGAACTCGACCTCCCGGCCGACGCGTACAACCTCGAACTCGCCAACACGCAGATGAAGGTGTACCTCGCGGTCGAGAGCGAGGTCGCCATCTCGGGAAGCACCGAAGCGGTCGAACTCTCGTTCGGCGACGAGACCACCGTCGAGGTCGGCGCGCGCTCGCTCCACCAGACTCCGGCGGGGACGATTACGGTTCCCGACGACACCGGGGCGCTGATGGACGCCGTGTCCCTCCTCGGGTCGGCGCTCAAGACGACGACCTGCGAGCGGTCGTTCCCCACGTTGCGCGGCCACCCGCCGTTGCTCGAACCCGGCGAGGAGTTCCGCGTCGAGGGGGACATCGAGCGGCCCGAAACGGGGGTCAAAATCGAGGTTCCCGACGAGCGCGAGGCAATCTACGCGGTCGCGCCGCTGGCGTTCTACCTCGGCGCGAGCGTGGTGCCGGGCGACGACCCGCGCCTGCTCACCGACGAGTTCAGCCACTCGCTCGACGCGCCCGGCGGACTCGAAGCGGGAGTCCGGCGCGTCCTCCAGCAGGTGTTCTTCCTCGACTGCGTGACGCGGACCGAGGGCTACTACGAGGTGGACCTGCGGGAGCGAAAGCGACTCGAACCCGACGTTGACCTCGACTTCGAGTCGCTGTACGACGAGCCGCTGGCCGAACAACTCCGCCGGTATCTCGACGTTCCCTTCGAGGTGGTCGAACCCCACCTCCCGCAGTGGAAGGTCACGATGGACGTGTCGCCGACCCACGAGAACGTCGCGGTCCTCCCGTTCGCCGCGGACGAACTCGCGTTCGTCAGGTGTCCCGACCAGCCCGACCCGTCGGTGGTCGAGCCGGAGCCGAGCGAGTTGGAGGCGTTCTACCGCTCGGCCGACGACGGCGAGGCTCCCGTGAGCGACGTGATTCAGCCCGACCCGGCCGACACCATCGAACACGTCTGGGTCGGCGACGAGATGCCCATCGGCGCGAGCAAGGCGACGCCCGAGGCGCTGAAGCGTCGCCTCGACGCGACGCCGAAACACCACATCTCGGTGGACGTGGTGTGCAACGACGAGCGCATGCGCGAGGAGGACGTGGTCGGCGACATCTACGGCACGCGGGACCTCTACGACTTCGACGTGTCGCTCCACAACGACCTGACGACCGAGGAGCTACGGGACCTGCTGGAATCCGGCACGGACTTCCTGCACTACATCGGCCACGTCACCGACGAGGGCATCGAGTGTGCCGACGGGATGCTCGACGTAGCGGACCTCGAAACGTCCGGCGTCCGCGGCTTCATCCTCAACGGCTGTCGGTCCTACGAGCAGGGCGAGACGCTGGTCGAGAAGGGCAGTCAGGTCGGCGTCGTCACGCTGACCAAGGTGGGCAACGACCCCGCGACGGACGTGGGCAAGGAGTTGGCGCGCTTGCTGAACCACGGGTTCTCGATGCAGAGTGCCTTGTCGGTGGTGACTGATGTAAGTACGTTTGACCGTCAGTATGTTGTTGTCGGCGATGGTAGTACTGATTTAGTCCAGCCGAAGTGTGGTACGCCTAGCCTTATTACAGCTGATTCCAGCGAGAAAGGACAGATTTCGTTGGAACTTGACCCGTATCCTTCGTTGAGTCTTCCTTTAGGTTCACTTACTAATATAAAACTCGGAAGGGAGGCAGTCTCTTCTCTTAATTCCTCATTTGTCCAAGAAACGGTCAATATTGAGGCTCTTAATGAGTACTTTGACGATCAGACAAGCCCCGTCCAAATCGACGGTGAAATCTGTTGGACTGACGAAATCACCGGGGAGGATATTTAA
- a CDS encoding succinylglutamate desuccinylase/aspartoacylase family protein encodes MKTLGTASAAPGEMDTGRLQVGETRDGGDFGLPVAVLNGATDGPTLYAQAVSDGDELNGLGVLQRAIPQIPPGDLSGTILVVGIVNYHAFQVAEHRNPIDDTKMNRTYPGDESGTSSERIAAATFEAASRADLILDLHQGSTSQMLNEVRVRCGQRHRLHDECLELAKVFGCGHILDQKGPDGQLARAGPDEGIPTIDPELGGCVGWDDESIQYGVEGLFNVLRYYGFLDGDVDLAPQTRATGFDRYGSPSGGLVRFRKELGDRVDVGDLLFEITDPFGQLKAEVTADDRGVFWRSRRLPQVATGEYVCSVGTDVDEF; translated from the coding sequence ATGAAGACGCTCGGCACGGCGAGTGCGGCCCCCGGCGAGATGGACACCGGGCGGTTGCAGGTCGGCGAAACGCGCGACGGCGGCGACTTCGGCCTCCCGGTCGCGGTACTCAACGGCGCGACCGACGGCCCGACGCTGTACGCACAGGCGGTCAGCGACGGCGACGAACTGAACGGTCTCGGCGTCCTCCAGCGGGCGATTCCCCAAATTCCGCCCGGAGACCTCTCGGGGACGATTCTCGTGGTCGGCATCGTCAACTACCACGCGTTTCAGGTCGCCGAACACCGCAACCCCATCGACGACACGAAGATGAACCGCACCTACCCCGGCGACGAGTCGGGGACCTCCAGCGAGCGCATCGCGGCCGCCACCTTCGAGGCCGCCTCGCGGGCCGACCTGATTTTGGACCTGCACCAAGGCTCGACCAGTCAGATGCTCAACGAGGTCCGCGTCCGCTGTGGCCAGCGCCACCGCCTCCACGACGAGTGTCTCGAACTCGCCAAGGTGTTCGGTTGTGGCCACATTTTGGACCAGAAGGGACCGGACGGCCAACTCGCCCGCGCCGGACCCGACGAGGGCATCCCGACCATCGACCCGGAACTGGGCGGCTGTGTCGGCTGGGACGACGAGAGCATCCAGTACGGCGTCGAGGGCCTGTTCAACGTCCTGCGCTACTACGGCTTCCTCGACGGCGACGTGGACCTCGCGCCCCAGACCCGCGCGACGGGCTTCGACCGCTACGGGTCGCCCTCGGGCGGTCTCGTCCGCTTCCGGAAGGAGTTGGGCGACCGGGTGGATGTCGGCGACCTCCTCTTCGAAATTACCGACCCCTTCGGCCAACTCAAGGCGGAAGTGACCGCCGACGACCGCGGCGTCTTCTGGCGCTCGCGCCGCCTGCCCCAAGTGGCGACCGGCGAGTACGTCTGTTCGGTCGGCACCGACGTAGACGAGTTCTGA